One window from the genome of Candidatus Chlorohelix allophototropha encodes:
- a CDS encoding TadE/TadG family type IV pilus assembly protein, translating into MNYKYSGKIKELLHRTARFIRGSSGHGASIAFRPTSAQALLEFVLVTIPMLITMVGIFEFGLLYNDVAKLDFTTREVTRILGICSNGCDSSDNYNLASSSSGKPIPYDIAALAFISASDNPAPLTPENINYIHLQRTSIDGSLSVSLTGTTYISKGSSLPVDVYTTYGSDGNRLGMRPFYAHYVYTTTQSTFAPYVSDDSYVPAGVSLSQLPYNYRGWPSKGYDSGKGWVNGRNVCEPTDRFYVEISYKHKWITPLVPWTGSNSSINLTRRVPGKIEPLFFQGTQVSPGICV; encoded by the coding sequence ATGAATTATAAATATAGTGGAAAAATAAAGGAATTATTACACAGAACCGCTCGTTTTATACGCGGTTCTTCCGGGCATGGTGCTAGTATAGCTTTCAGACCGACCTCTGCACAGGCTTTACTGGAGTTTGTGTTGGTTACAATTCCAATGCTTATAACTATGGTCGGTATCTTCGAATTCGGTTTGTTATACAATGATGTTGCCAAGCTCGATTTTACAACCCGTGAGGTAACTCGTATTTTAGGGATTTGTTCAAATGGCTGTGATTCAAGCGACAATTACAATCTAGCTTCTTCATCGTCAGGAAAGCCAATTCCATATGATATAGCGGCGTTAGCTTTTATCAGCGCTTCTGATAACCCTGCCCCGCTTACCCCAGAGAATATTAACTATATACATCTACAACGCACAAGTATTGACGGTTCTCTTAGTGTTTCTCTAACTGGTACAACCTATATTAGTAAAGGTTCTTCACTACCGGTAGATGTTTACACCACGTATGGTTCTGATGGAAACCGTTTAGGTATGCGTCCTTTCTATGCGCATTATGTTTATACAACTACGCAGAGTACGTTTGCTCCTTATGTTAGTGATGATTCCTATGTGCCAGCAGGAGTAAGTCTTTCGCAACTGCCTTATAATTATCGTGGCTGGCCTTCAAAAGGTTATGATTCCGGAAAGGGCTGGGTTAACGGTCGGAATGTATGCGAACCAACTGACCGTTTCTATGTAGAAATATCCTATAAACATAAATGGATTACACCTTTGGTACCCTGGACAGGCAGTAACTCATCAATTAATCTGACTAGGCGAGTACCGGGAAAAATCGAGCCATTGTTCTTTCAAGGAACTCAAGTATCGCCAGGAATCTGCGTCTGA
- a CDS encoding Tad domain-containing protein: MNTIFITPLLWKRLNRAIRRREEGQAMVLIAAAAVAMVAIVGLSVDGGMSYWEAQKLQRAADSAALAGVVWVPSQPLVADARGRLSVQAQGYNAFFESGNQQASYTKTQTQTGTPYQYVYYSGTMPTIYSYQVTLGIKVPHYFMSVIGFGDYYIERTSTAQYATPARLGGSFNYFGSSSLKYDWIIRDQATYGGGDLQGIDYKDYYRTLWNRYVKNRCDQPSRPDPCIGGFWLNTQGPETNHSSGDAYSPVSDGATAVSNSGNNPYTNSVTVNAGTGYNAGASCVRQNDYSSWVLTQSWWFTLGSGCDLTAVPNVANQDLHPDGNGARGFGYSVAVQLSTQALKPYTGNPYDANGYTSFRVSIYDAAEADVGGQEVFGSGDNYWGTSAPNSYGVKPYGSISGTNSDTARKLPTSSSSRTDEASLNCVTTNLPAVGSQSRYENGKLVEGGTVTTPNRYCQNGMRTRFSLYYPPLSDGTPTTWQSRGSLVAAFDATELTPQNEVWSNSGAINTPSSNPPLTNAHCYFADVNYPNNANPQSPDSTLVFACPSGEGGGTVNDIYWNAYPNASFPLSYTNRISPLNASGVNGVGNANENLNVDPSQSCRAVGDSMLYNNSTDYANSVALNGWIDPPYIGDRIPYNMRGYDPLWTTRGTFVPVYDTRNQTYNGGYQSYHGWRCSWDFDSSNTLNPGPNGDYSQPGRKDILRQLAEGVNNNPYLYISDYGYLPGSGQLQRIKYVDGQRLAATVSDPPNVRNGVYLLQTQVFGGGGTNRYSIKAEYDNPKPIQAVFTDVSGNNVTKQIPPVPQVYGISSMNIYVNAINTQAGALNVIFDLAYIPVENADSLATLELFDAGDVGIENLNVQILTPSGYGQNLKADGTVPIGTALSARAVACPMEYVGVPSIGCAYGSLSATSTAIKTGGAFFNDQWLFLIFRVPSASQYDTWQATCNLQYVPDFLCNYFQVNYLLNGSAGLTAQDTTTWQLNIRNQPVRLIQ; this comes from the coding sequence ATGAATACAATTTTTATAACTCCTTTACTATGGAAAAGACTGAATAGAGCTATACGGCGACGCGAAGAAGGTCAAGCAATGGTTCTTATCGCGGCTGCCGCAGTAGCAATGGTGGCAATAGTTGGTCTTTCAGTAGACGGCGGAATGTCATACTGGGAAGCACAGAAACTCCAACGCGCGGCTGACTCAGCCGCCCTCGCCGGGGTGGTTTGGGTTCCTAGTCAGCCTTTAGTTGCCGATGCTCGCGGTCGCTTGAGTGTGCAGGCACAAGGCTATAACGCTTTCTTTGAATCTGGTAACCAGCAAGCCAGTTATACCAAAACACAAACACAAACCGGAACTCCTTACCAGTATGTATATTATTCCGGCACTATGCCCACAATATATTCATATCAGGTTACACTTGGTATAAAGGTTCCACATTATTTTATGTCTGTGATTGGGTTTGGGGATTATTATATAGAGCGGACATCGACTGCTCAGTATGCTACTCCGGCGCGTTTAGGAGGTAGCTTCAATTATTTTGGCAGTAGTTCCTTGAAATATGACTGGATTATCCGCGATCAAGCTACTTATGGCGGTGGCGACCTTCAGGGTATTGACTACAAGGACTATTATCGCACCCTTTGGAATCGCTATGTCAAGAATCGCTGCGACCAACCTAGCCGCCCTGATCCATGTATAGGCGGTTTCTGGCTAAATACGCAAGGACCAGAGACTAACCATTCCAGCGGGGATGCTTATTCACCTGTGAGTGATGGCGCTACCGCAGTAAGCAACTCAGGTAATAATCCATATACCAATAGCGTAACCGTAAACGCCGGTACTGGTTATAACGCCGGCGCTTCATGTGTACGCCAAAATGATTATTCTTCATGGGTGTTAACGCAGTCGTGGTGGTTTACACTTGGTAGCGGCTGCGATTTAACTGCAGTACCGAATGTAGCAAATCAAGACCTCCATCCAGACGGGAATGGAGCGAGAGGGTTTGGCTATTCGGTGGCGGTGCAGCTAAGTACACAGGCTTTGAAACCTTATACCGGAAACCCATATGATGCAAACGGTTATACCAGTTTCCGCGTTTCGATTTATGATGCGGCTGAAGCAGATGTTGGCGGTCAGGAAGTGTTCGGCTCCGGCGATAACTATTGGGGTACAAGTGCGCCAAACAGTTACGGTGTCAAACCCTATGGTAGTATTTCTGGAACTAATAGTGATACTGCTAGGAAATTGCCTACTTCAAGTTCTAGCCGAACTGACGAAGCTTCTCTAAACTGTGTAACCACCAATTTACCGGCGGTTGGCTCTCAATCACGTTATGAAAACGGCAAACTGGTAGAGGGTGGCACAGTTACCACGCCAAACCGCTATTGCCAGAATGGGATGCGCACTCGTTTCTCGCTCTATTATCCGCCTTTGTCGGATGGTACGCCTACTACTTGGCAAAGTAGGGGCAGTTTGGTAGCAGCTTTCGATGCTACGGAATTGACTCCTCAGAATGAGGTTTGGAGTAATAGTGGAGCTATTAACACTCCTTCTTCCAATCCTCCGCTTACTAACGCACATTGTTACTTTGCCGATGTTAATTACCCCAATAACGCTAACCCGCAAAGCCCTGACTCAACCTTAGTTTTTGCTTGTCCAAGCGGTGAAGGTGGGGGTACAGTTAATGATATATACTGGAATGCTTATCCAAATGCGTCTTTCCCCTTAAGTTATACTAACCGGATAAGCCCATTGAATGCTTCAGGGGTGAATGGGGTCGGTAATGCAAATGAAAACCTGAACGTTGACCCAAGCCAGAGTTGCCGCGCGGTGGGTGACTCGATGCTTTACAATAATAGTACCGATTATGCCAATTCCGTTGCATTGAACGGTTGGATAGATCCACCTTATATCGGTGACCGGATTCCTTACAATATGCGTGGTTATGACCCGTTATGGACAACCCGTGGCACTTTTGTACCGGTCTATGACACTCGAAATCAAACTTATAATGGCGGTTATCAGAGTTATCATGGCTGGCGTTGTTCGTGGGATTTTGACTCCAGCAATACGTTGAATCCCGGACCTAACGGTGACTATTCACAGCCGGGCAGAAAAGACATTTTGCGCCAATTGGCAGAGGGTGTGAATAATAATCCGTATTTGTATATCAGTGACTACGGTTATTTACCGGGTAGCGGACAACTCCAACGCATCAAGTATGTTGATGGGCAACGGTTGGCGGCGACTGTTAGCGATCCGCCCAATGTACGCAATGGGGTTTATCTGTTGCAGACACAGGTTTTTGGCGGCGGCGGTACGAACCGTTACTCAATCAAAGCTGAATATGATAATCCCAAGCCAATTCAGGCGGTGTTTACCGATGTTTCCGGCAATAACGTAACAAAACAGATACCGCCGGTGCCACAGGTGTACGGTATTTCTTCAATGAACATCTATGTTAACGCGATTAATACCCAAGCCGGTGCCTTGAACGTTATTTTTGACTTGGCATATATTCCTGTGGAGAACGCTGATTCGTTGGCTACGCTAGAATTATTTGATGCCGGTGACGTTGGTATCGAAAACCTGAACGTTCAAATTCTTACCCCCTCAGGCTACGGGCAGAATTTGAAGGCGGATGGCACTGTTCCGATTGGTACGGCTTTGTCGGCACGTGCAGTGGCTTGTCCTATGGAATATGTCGGTGTACCTTCGATTGGTTGTGCTTATGGCTCGCTTTCGGCTACAAGTACCGCGATTAAGACGGGTGGGGCTTTCTTTAACGATCAATGGCTGTTCTTAATTTTTAGAGTACCGTCGGCTTCACAATATGATACATGGCAAGCCACCTGTAATTTACAATATGTACCTGATTTCTTGTGTAATTATTTCCAAGTTAACTACTTGCTAAATGGTAGCGCTGGTTTGACGGCACAGGATACTACAACTTGGCAATTAAACATCAGGAACCAACCGGTTCGCTTGATCCAATAA
- the mrdA gene encoding penicillin-binding protein 2, whose amino-acid sequence MNQGDSMKIGRRRFLQMAAMVITVGGFLEACSDEPTANTANPTTTSAGRSDTIPAVRSGTVPMPTSTPTAPEKPEDIAGNFLKAWEEQRYEDMYALLSVSARGFIERDKFVARYTNIAAEATLSNLQTKLGSAKPPATPNDPYGFNFTANFKTIRAGDFTQQNTLRLVQDNNRWRIDWQPTNIFSGLATGNLVRMIPLNPTRGTISDRSLQPLAKAGVYYTVFVVPGKIDNEQQLLDTLSQSLTMDKNVIKDLYKNGQPDWRMDIKRLPGSTPQATLNTLQAIKGVGIAETEDRVYPAATTAAQTLGYLSAVNAEELKTLAAKGYREDDQIGRAGVEAWAEELLAGDKGGKLTIITPDGGISEKLAEKASVDGSNLVLNLDLTIQKNAERILGDKMGSIVVLDVNDGSTLALACNPRYDPNGFILGLSGSQFKALNDDPRHPFQNRPVTGLLPPGSTFKVITMAAALERLGMKPDDRFTCTGHWTGLGEQFAKDCYLKTGHGNITLYQGLVQSCDVVFYELGKKLDETDPLLLPAVTKGFGLGSSTGLVGLTDAPGQVPDPQWKKDNLQQAWVRGDAVNLGIGQGYLLVTPLHMAALYAAIGNGGQIPVPRLVARSEKGANPQTYAAKVKQKLPISSANLDIIRRALADVTISGTGAQAFAGSRIRVAGKTGTAESGKETPHAWFCCYAPADKPKYAVVIALEEAGFGNEKAAPLARQLIDTLTF is encoded by the coding sequence ATGAATCAGGGAGACAGCATGAAGATAGGGCGGAGACGATTTCTACAAATGGCAGCAATGGTTATCACTGTTGGAGGATTTTTGGAGGCATGCAGTGATGAACCGACTGCTAACACTGCAAATCCTACCACTACTTCGGCGGGTCGCTCCGATACAATTCCGGCTGTCCGTTCCGGTACAGTTCCCATGCCTACCTCTACTCCTACTGCTCCTGAAAAACCCGAAGATATAGCGGGGAATTTTCTCAAAGCTTGGGAAGAACAGCGCTACGAGGATATGTACGCGCTACTTTCGGTTTCAGCGCGTGGCTTTATTGAGCGTGATAAATTTGTTGCCCGCTATACCAATATTGCAGCAGAGGCAACTCTTTCCAATTTACAGACAAAGTTGGGTAGCGCAAAGCCTCCCGCCACTCCGAATGACCCTTATGGGTTTAATTTCACGGCAAACTTTAAAACTATCCGAGCAGGGGATTTCACTCAGCAAAATACCTTGCGATTGGTGCAGGATAATAACCGTTGGCGAATAGACTGGCAACCCACCAATATTTTTTCAGGGTTGGCAACCGGAAATCTGGTACGCATGATACCTTTGAATCCTACACGCGGGACAATTTCTGATCGTTCGCTGCAACCGCTGGCAAAAGCCGGAGTCTATTACACGGTTTTTGTTGTTCCCGGTAAAATCGATAATGAGCAACAATTGCTGGATACTTTGAGCCAGAGTCTTACGATGGATAAGAACGTCATAAAGGATTTGTACAAGAACGGGCAACCGGATTGGCGAATGGATATAAAACGGTTGCCGGGCAGTACGCCGCAAGCTACCCTGAATACTTTGCAGGCTATCAAGGGGGTGGGCATAGCTGAGACAGAAGATCGGGTATATCCGGCTGCTACTACCGCTGCCCAAACGTTGGGCTATCTTTCGGCGGTTAACGCGGAGGAGTTGAAAACGCTGGCAGCTAAAGGTTATCGCGAAGATGACCAGATCGGACGGGCGGGAGTTGAGGCGTGGGCTGAAGAGTTGCTTGCAGGCGATAAGGGCGGCAAGCTGACCATTATCACACCGGACGGTGGTATTTCCGAGAAACTGGCGGAGAAAGCATCGGTTGACGGTTCTAATTTGGTGCTAAATCTTGACCTGACTATTCAAAAGAACGCCGAGCGGATTTTGGGCGACAAGATGGGTAGCATAGTGGTGCTGGATGTAAACGACGGCTCTACGTTGGCGCTTGCTTGCAACCCCCGCTATGATCCGAATGGGTTTATTCTAGGGTTGAGCGGTAGCCAGTTTAAAGCGCTGAATGATGACCCGCGCCATCCTTTCCAAAATCGTCCGGTTACAGGCTTGCTTCCTCCCGGTTCAACCTTCAAGGTTATTACGATGGCGGCGGCGTTGGAAAGACTTGGGATGAAGCCCGATGACCGTTTTACCTGCACCGGACATTGGACGGGGTTGGGAGAGCAATTTGCCAAAGATTGTTATCTTAAAACCGGGCATGGCAACATTACCCTTTATCAAGGGTTGGTACAATCGTGTGATGTAGTATTTTACGAGCTTGGCAAAAAGCTGGATGAAACCGACCCACTGTTATTACCAGCAGTAACCAAAGGTTTTGGGTTAGGTTCTTCCACCGGGTTGGTAGGCTTGACCGATGCGCCCGGACAGGTTCCAGACCCACAATGGAAAAAGGACAACCTCCAACAAGCTTGGGTGCGGGGCGATGCGGTAAATTTGGGCATTGGGCAGGGCTATTTGCTGGTTACACCGCTTCATATGGCAGCTTTGTATGCCGCTATCGGTAACGGTGGGCAAATCCCGGTGCCTCGTTTGGTAGCGCGTAGCGAGAAAGGCGCGAATCCCCAAACCTACGCCGCTAAAGTTAAGCAGAAATTGCCCATTTCGTCTGCTAACCTCGATATAATTCGCCGCGCCTTGGCGGATGTGACAATATCCGGTACCGGGGCGCAAGCTTTTGCCGGTTCGCGTATTAGGGTGGCAGGCAAAACCGGTACGGCAGAAAGCGGTAAGGAGACACCCCACGCTTGGTTCTGTTGTTATGCGCCCGCCGATAAACCTAAATATGCGGTGGTGATTGCATTGGAAGAGGCAGGTTTTGGCAATGAAAAAGCTGCCCCCTTAGCGCGTCAGCTAATTGACACCCTGACGTTTTAG
- a CDS encoding coiled-coil domain-containing protein: MSNNDSPLDSSKPNLEQVLSLVQNLQLAMDKQRAEFTAQKNELEAKINKLENALQEKHSEQEVAVVEARTSRRKMLRRLGAAAAGVAVASAATLSQTASPAYAYGALNFQSDATSGDGTFATPNKSNAPTYWTVVNASSTPGTAVPVLDITNATTTGTLLDGVKVTVASGVALNGASTNDVAISGTTQGTSKAAVQGLIGSTPTINNNLLSNTGAVTGSSGSASASSHGVAGFSGSTGAAGVFGASEGGPGVLGISSATYGGQFRTFSSTSSQLYVQPHPTVTGVPSWSGIPGEMFVDHTGVFYIRTSGGWALMSQVTQSLGPQLTLLPAPVRVFDSAAGVGMSTAGQVPGFNTVVPTDSSIVPYTKTFETRTVGVNGPATGVPTSATAIFGVISIYYFYAGALFGYVTLWPTGASYPKADATRGVVTIGSSPNNVVTSFFLNKINTSTGQLNVATQRDCNIIVDCYGYYS, translated from the coding sequence ATGTCGAATAACGACTCACCGTTGGATTCTTCCAAGCCCAATCTGGAGCAGGTGCTAAGTCTGGTACAGAATTTGCAGCTTGCGATGGATAAACAGCGCGCTGAGTTTACGGCTCAGAAAAATGAGCTTGAAGCTAAAATCAATAAGCTGGAGAACGCCCTACAAGAGAAGCACAGCGAGCAAGAAGTGGCGGTAGTAGAAGCGCGTACCAGTCGCCGCAAAATGCTCAGACGTTTGGGGGCAGCGGCGGCAGGCGTTGCTGTAGCCAGCGCGGCTACCCTTTCACAGACGGCTAGTCCCGCGTATGCGTATGGGGCTTTGAATTTTCAATCAGATGCCACTTCAGGTGATGGCACTTTCGCTACCCCTAACAAGTCGAATGCTCCAACTTATTGGACTGTGGTTAACGCCAGTAGTACACCGGGTACGGCTGTGCCTGTACTGGATATTACTAATGCAACCACCACTGGCACCCTTTTAGATGGCGTTAAGGTTACGGTTGCGAGTGGTGTGGCGCTTAACGGTGCATCCACCAATGACGTGGCAATTAGCGGTACAACTCAAGGTACTTCCAAAGCGGCAGTGCAGGGGCTAATCGGTAGCACTCCTACCATTAATAACAATTTGCTTTCAAATACCGGGGCTGTGACAGGTTCTTCGGGTAGTGCCAGCGCAAGTTCGCACGGGGTGGCGGGTTTCAGTGGCAGCACCGGTGCGGCAGGTGTGTTCGGCGCATCCGAAGGTGGACCGGGAGTTTTAGGGATTAGCTCTGCCACTTATGGTGGTCAATTTAGAACTTTTTCTTCAACCAGTTCTCAGCTATATGTACAGCCACATCCTACTGTAACAGGTGTGCCATCTTGGTCTGGAATTCCGGGAGAAATGTTTGTTGACCATACCGGGGTTTTCTATATACGTACTAGTGGGGGCTGGGCTTTGATGTCTCAAGTAACGCAGTCGCTGGGACCGCAACTCACCTTACTTCCAGCACCGGTGCGCGTATTTGACTCGGCGGCTGGGGTTGGTATGTCTACTGCCGGGCAGGTACCCGGTTTCAACACGGTTGTGCCTACTGATTCAAGTATAGTACCTTATACTAAGACCTTTGAAACTCGCACCGTAGGAGTAAACGGTCCAGCTACAGGGGTTCCAACCAGCGCCACCGCTATATTCGGGGTAATTTCGATATATTATTTTTATGCAGGAGCCTTATTTGGTTATGTTACGCTGTGGCCCACTGGTGCGTCTTACCCGAAGGCAGATGCGACTCGTGGGGTGGTAACTATCGGTAGTTCGCCAAATAATGTGGTCACCTCTTTCTTTCTCAATAAAATTAATACCAGTACCGGGCAACTGAATGTAGCCACACAACGCGATTGCAATATTATTGTGGATTGCTACGGCTATTACTCCTAG
- a CDS encoding TadE/TadG family type IV pilus assembly protein: MFHLKNLRKPALDKGLRRSESGQSLLEFAIALPFLLMLIVVMVEVGFLLRTHTSVVSTVRESVRNASAAGNADPYDTNYKPTMQDGDYLIVSLVNTNLSDQIGNIKLLTTYRADSTAGRTGTGTNDGTAKVWPVVTTVAQGGRTSGVPFQRVFAKNANSTQYTTQVLTSTACTTALTAAGMPTAGSNPCGYNWIPTSTDTTKLPPRKIEATAYTVTTATAKDNMDPWYPTFRRCRDITQGITSDISQSLNNPNYYNNPQVSAHWLAVRIDYSYNWNNTTGVLGFLPATTLSDRAIKILEPNPAIC, encoded by the coding sequence ATGTTTCACCTCAAAAACTTGCGCAAGCCAGCGTTAGATAAGGGTCTGCGCCGTTCTGAATCCGGGCAATCGTTGCTGGAATTTGCAATCGCACTCCCATTTCTCCTGATGTTAATTGTAGTAATGGTAGAAGTTGGCTTTCTACTACGCACTCACACCAGTGTAGTATCTACTGTGCGTGAGTCTGTTCGTAATGCGAGCGCTGCCGGTAACGCCGATCCGTATGATACGAACTATAAACCAACTATGCAAGATGGTGATTATCTGATTGTAAGCTTGGTAAATACTAACCTCAGCGATCAAATAGGCAATATTAAATTACTTACAACCTATCGGGCAGATTCTACCGCCGGACGAACCGGCACAGGTACTAATGACGGCACCGCCAAAGTTTGGCCTGTTGTTACTACGGTAGCACAAGGTGGACGTACTAGCGGAGTACCTTTCCAACGTGTTTTTGCAAAAAATGCCAATTCAACCCAATACACTACTCAAGTGCTGACAAGTACAGCTTGTACCACTGCCCTTACAGCTGCCGGTATGCCTACCGCCGGCTCAAATCCATGTGGTTATAATTGGATTCCTACTTCCACCGATACTACAAAATTGCCGCCTCGCAAAATAGAGGCAACTGCATATACTGTTACAACTGCTACTGCCAAGGATAACATGGATCCGTGGTATCCCACTTTTCGGCGATGTCGAGATATTACACAGGGGATTACCAGTGATATATCGCAATCCTTGAATAATCCCAATTATTATAATAATCCGCAGGTGTCCGCACATTGGCTGGCAGTAAGGATTGACTACAGCTATAACTGGAATAATACAACCGGAGTTTTAGGGTTTCTCCCAGCAACCACTTTGTCTGATCGGGCGATAAAGATACTAGAGCCAAACCCGGCTATATGTTAG